The DNA sequence TCTTGCCGCTGCCGTTCGGGCCGATCAAACCGAGGACCCGGCCCGGTCGGGCGGTCACGCTGACCCCGTCGATCACCGGGTTGGCGCCGTAGCGCCACGAGACCTCGGTCGCGGTGATCACGACTCGGCCTGGAAGTGCTGCACGATCCGCTCAAGTCCGTCGATGGACAGCGGCGTCGGCGGCTCGGTGAAGTTGAACAACTGGGTCAGCACGTCGCCGTTGCGTACGGCGGCCAGGTTCTCCGCCCCGGGCAGCCCGGTCAGGCCCTGTTCGACGGCGGCCGGGTCGCCGTCGCTGTACAGCAGGACCAGCACGTCCGGGTCGCGGCCCAGCAGCTCCTCCACCGTGACTTCGAAGACCCGTTCCGGTACGTCGTCGAAGACGTTGCGCAAGCCGGCCGCCTCCAACTGAGGGTGCGCCATGCTGGCGGTGCCGTACGCGTAGGTGACACCGCCGCCGACGGTCGGGTACAGCACCGCCGCCGTACGACCGGAGCTCGCCCCGGCCTGGGCCTGCACCTGCGCCATCCGCTCTTCCAGCGCGGTGACCGCCGCTGCCGCCTCGTCGGCCCGGTCGAACACCTCGCCGTAGGTCCGCATCTGGGCGTAGATGTCGTCGAAGGTCGGCACCGTCGTGCTTCCCGGGCACATCGCCGGCTCCTCCAGCAGCGGGATGTCCACCGCCGACAGCGTGTCCCGGGAGAGGTTGTCCACCTCGCCGAGCACTAGGTCCGGCTGTTGGCTGATCACCACTTCCTTGGAGATCTGCAGGTGGCCGCTGGTGTCGGTCTTGTCGGTCAGCAGCGGGATCCGGTCCAGTTCGGCGAGGGTCGCCTCGTCGTAGTACTCCGCCGGGTACTGCCCGGCCCGGGCGGTGACCCGGTCCAGCACGCCGAGCGCATGCAGGTACGGCACGGCAGCGCTCTTGAGCAGCACGACCCGCTGCGGCGCAGCATCGAAGGTGACGTCGACGCCGCAGTTGGTGACGGTGACCGGGTAGCCATCGGCGGCGTCCGGCGCGGGGTCGGCACCGGCTTCACCGCATCCGGCGGCGAGCAGCACGGCGGTGGAGACCGCCGCGACGGCGGCGGTACGGCTTGTCCTCATGGTGCTCCTCGACTGTTCGGAAAGCTCGGGGGCCCAGTTGGACCCGGTGCTCGGGCAGGCCCGGTGGTCACCCGGTCGTGGCGTGCAGGCGGCGGATCAGAACCAGCAGGAAAGGTGCGCCCAGCAGCGCGGTGATGATCCCGATCGGGATCTCCTGGGGAGCAAGCAGGACCCGGGCGAGCACGTCGGCCCAGACCAGCAGGATCGCGCCGAGTAGGGCGGCCACCGGCACCACCCGTACGTGTGGTGCGCCGACCAGCCGCCGGGCCAGGTGGGGCACGACGAGGCCGACGAAGCCGATGCTGCCGGCGGCGGAGACCAGCACGCCGACGCTGAGCGAGACCAGTACCAGCAGGCGCAGCCGGAACCGGTCCGGTGACACTCCAAGGGTCTGCGCGGTCTCGTCGCCGATGGCGAGCACGTCCAGTCGCCGGCCGACGATGGTCAGGTACCCGGTCATCCCGACCAGCACGACGGCGGCCACCGCCAGCAGGGCGTCCCAGCGGGCCAGGCTCAGCGACCCGAGCAGCCAGAACATCACCGACCGGGCGCCTTCGGCCGACCCGGAGGCGAAGATCAGGAAACTGGTGGTGGCGTACAGGGCGTAGCCGACGGCGACGCCGGACAGCAGCAGCCGGATCGAGGTGACCCGGCCGCCGCTGCGGGCGATCAGGAAGACCAGCAGCGAGGCGGCGAGGGCGCCGAGGAAGGCGCTGGTGGAGAGGGCGTGCTGGCCGAAGCCGGCGCCGGCCCCGAACAGGATGGCCGCCGCCGCGCCGCTGGACGCTCCGGAGTTGATGCCCAGCAGGTACGGGTCGGCGAGAACGTTACGGACCATCGCCTGCAACGCCACTCCGCACACGGCCAGCCCGGCACCGACGAGCATGCCGAGCAGCACCCGGGGCAGCCGGACCTGCCAGACGATGGCCTGCTCCGGCAGGCTCCAGGTCGCCTCACCGGGCAGTCCGACCAACTGGTGGCCGATGATGGCGGCGACGGTCGTCGGGGCGATTCCGATGGCACCGGAGCCGACCGCCACCACGGCGGTGGCCACCAGCCCGACGGTCAGCGCGACCAGCCAGATCCCGGTCCGGCGGCGCTGTGCGGCGACGCCGAGCAGGTCGCTGCGGACTGCCGACAGGGTGGCCGCCGCCATCGCCCCACCCCCATACGCCGATCATTTGCTCTTGCAAAGCTATGGCAAAAAACTAGCAGCAAGATCAAGGGATCGGAAGGTGGTGTCTCACTGTTCACCTCGGCGGCGGTCAGCTACGCCGGAACTGGTAGTTGCGGCCCTTGCCGGCGCGCTGACCGCGACCGGCGAGCCGGTCCGGGCGGGCGCCCCTGGCCTGCGGGCCGGAGCCCGGCGCGACGGCGCGGGCACGGCGCCGGCCCTCGGCGGGCAGCGCGACCTCGGGCAGGTCGATCTCGGACAGAGCGACCTCGGGCAGCGCGAGTTCACTCGGGGCGACGTCGGGCACGGTGAACCCGGGCGTCGTCGTGTCTTGTTCTGGTCGTTGCGCCATGCGAGAAGACCTCCTGGCTACGAACCGCCACGCGAACCCGCGGCGGTGACGGGTGAGATGCGGGAGGCGGGCGCCGCAGACACCGACGACGGTCCACGATGACGGGACCAGACAGCCGGAAACGCCGTGACGCCTGCAGTGCCGACCGGCGGCGGGAACCCGCACGGCACGGATCGACGGCGACCGCCGAGCGGTCGCGACACTGCGAAAAGAGGGGCGTCAGAAGCGCATGTCCACACGGTAACCGGGTGCGGTCCCCCGGCGCACCCGGTTTTCCAGACAGCCCGGCGGCGGCGCCGGGCCGGTACGCAGCTCAGCCCTGCGGGGCGACCGGGTTGGGCAGAGCACCGCCGAACCGGCGGTCCCGCTGCGCGTACAGCTCGCAGGCGTACCACAGGTGCCGCCGGTCGAAGTCGGGCCAGAGGGTGTCCAAAAAGACCAGCTCGGCGTAAGCCGACTGCCAGAGCATGAAGTTCGACGTCCGCTGCTCGCCGGACGGCCGCAGGAACAGGTCCACCTCGGGCACTTCCGGGTGGTAGAGGTAGCGGGCCAGCATCTTCTCGTTGACCCGGGCCGGGTCGACCTTGCCGGCCGCGACGTCGCGGGCGATCGCCGCCGCCGCGTCGGCGATCTCCGCCTGGCCGCCGTAGTTGACGCAGAACTGCAGGGTGAGTGTGCTGTTGTGGCGGGACATCTGCTCGGCGGTCTGCAGCTCGGAGATCACGCTCTTCCACAGCCGGCCGGCCCGACCGGACCACACCACCCGTACCCCCAGGTCGACCAGCTGGTCGCGGCGGCGGCGGATGACGTCGCGGTTGAAGCCCATCAGGAAGCGGACCTCGTCCGGCGAGCGCCGCCAGTTCTCCGTCGAGAAGGCGTACGCCGACAGGTACGGGATGCCCAGCTCGATCGCGCCTTCGACGGTGTCGAACAGCGAGAACTCGCCCTGCTCGTGCCCCTTGGTCCGGGGCAGACCGCGATCCTTGGCCCACCGGCCGTTGCCGTCCATCACGATCGCCACGTGGTCGGGCAGCGCCTGCTTCGGCAGCGCCGGTGGCCGGGCACCGGACGGGTGCGGAGTGGGTGCCACCGGCGGGCGCAGGCCCCTGCCCTTGGTCATGATCAGTCTCCTGGGGAACGGTCGACCAGCGGCAGCGAGCGTAACCCGCGCTCAAGATGCCACTGCAGGTGCGCCGCCACCAGTCCGCTGCACTCCCGGCGGGTGGCCGGCTCCGAGGTGTCCGCCACCTGCCAGTCGCCGGTGGCCAGGGCGGCCATCAGGTCGATGGTGGCCGGCGCCGGATGGGCCGCGCCGGGCGGTCGGCAGTCCGGGCAGACACACCCCCCTGCCGGTACGGAGAACGCCCGGTGCCGGCCCTGGGTGCCGCACACCGCGCAGTCGCGCAGCGCCGGCGCCCAGCCGGCGAGGGCCATCCCACGCAGCAGGTACGCGTCGAGCACCAGGGTGCCGGCGTGGTCGCCCTCGGCCAGTGCCCGCAGCGCGCCGAGGGTGAGCTGGAACAGCCGCAGCGACGGCTCCCGCTCCACCGGAGTGAGCCGCTCGGCGGTTTCGACGATCGCGCTGGCGGCCGTGTAGCGCGGGTAGTCGGCCAGGAACCGTTTGCCGTACAGGTGCAGCCCTTCGACCTGGCTGACCGTGTGCAGTGAGCTGCCGGGCCCGTCGGGGTTCCCGGCGATCTGCAGGTCGACGTGGCCGAACGGCTCCAGCCGGGCACCGAACCGGGAGGTGGTCCGGCGTACCCCCCGGGCCACCGCCCGCAGCCGGCCGTGCCGGCGGGTCAGCAGGGTGATGATCCGGTCGGATTCGCCCAGCTTCTGTACGCGCAGCACCACCGCGTCGTCGCGGTAGAGCTGGCGGCGGTATCCGGGCACCTGGTCATTGTCCCGTGCCGACCGGGCGTGCCGGCGGCCGGCCCTGATACGGACTCAGGGTCGCGATCCGGGACAGATCGGTGGCCGTGCCGGATGTGCCCCGCCGGTGGCGCTCGTAGCGTCACCGGTATGACTTCCACCCGTACCACGAGCACCGCATTCGCCGCCGCGTCGACCGTCGCGCTGCTGGCCGTCGCCTCGGCCGCGTGCGCCCCGCTTGACTGGCACCAGCTGGACTTCCGGGACACCGAGACGGTCCCGATCACCACAGTACGGATCGTGGAATCCGGCGACGGCGACGTGCTGGTGCGGACCCGGCCCGGTGACACGGTCGAGATTCAGCGGGTTGTCCGCTACCAGCGCTCCGAGCCGGGTCGGACCTACCGGATCGACGGGACGGTGCTCGAGCTGGACACGTCGTGCGGCTGGCGGTGCGACGTGTCGTACGACATCGTCGCGCCCCCGGGC is a window from the Solwaraspora sp. WMMD792 genome containing:
- a CDS encoding iron ABC transporter permease, with protein sequence MAAATLSAVRSDLLGVAAQRRRTGIWLVALTVGLVATAVVAVGSGAIGIAPTTVAAIIGHQLVGLPGEATWSLPEQAIVWQVRLPRVLLGMLVGAGLAVCGVALQAMVRNVLADPYLLGINSGASSGAAAAILFGAGAGFGQHALSTSAFLGALAASLLVFLIARSGGRVTSIRLLLSGVAVGYALYATTSFLIFASGSAEGARSVMFWLLGSLSLARWDALLAVAAVVLVGMTGYLTIVGRRLDVLAIGDETAQTLGVSPDRFRLRLLVLVSLSVGVLVSAAGSIGFVGLVVPHLARRLVGAPHVRVVPVAALLGAILLVWADVLARVLLAPQEIPIGIITALLGAPFLLVLIRRLHATTG
- a CDS encoding isoprenyl transferase codes for the protein MTKGRGLRPPVAPTPHPSGARPPALPKQALPDHVAIVMDGNGRWAKDRGLPRTKGHEQGEFSLFDTVEGAIELGIPYLSAYAFSTENWRRSPDEVRFLMGFNRDVIRRRRDQLVDLGVRVVWSGRAGRLWKSVISELQTAEQMSRHNSTLTLQFCVNYGGQAEIADAAAAIARDVAAGKVDPARVNEKMLARYLYHPEVPEVDLFLRPSGEQRTSNFMLWQSAYAELVFLDTLWPDFDRRHLWYACELYAQRDRRFGGALPNPVAPQG
- the recO gene encoding DNA repair protein RecO, whose translation is MPGYRRQLYRDDAVVLRVQKLGESDRIITLLTRRHGRLRAVARGVRRTTSRFGARLEPFGHVDLQIAGNPDGPGSSLHTVSQVEGLHLYGKRFLADYPRYTAASAIVETAERLTPVEREPSLRLFQLTLGALRALAEGDHAGTLVLDAYLLRGMALAGWAPALRDCAVCGTQGRHRAFSVPAGGCVCPDCRPPGAAHPAPATIDLMAALATGDWQVADTSEPATRRECSGLVAAHLQWHLERGLRSLPLVDRSPGD
- a CDS encoding ABC transporter substrate-binding protein, with translation MRTSRTAAVAAVSTAVLLAAGCGEAGADPAPDAADGYPVTVTNCGVDVTFDAAPQRVVLLKSAAVPYLHALGVLDRVTARAGQYPAEYYDEATLAELDRIPLLTDKTDTSGHLQISKEVVISQQPDLVLGEVDNLSRDTLSAVDIPLLEEPAMCPGSTTVPTFDDIYAQMRTYGEVFDRADEAAAAVTALEERMAQVQAQAGASSGRTAAVLYPTVGGGVTYAYGTASMAHPQLEAAGLRNVFDDVPERVFEVTVEELLGRDPDVLVLLYSDGDPAAVEQGLTGLPGAENLAAVRNGDVLTQLFNFTEPPTPLSIDGLERIVQHFQAES